A single genomic interval of Streptomyces graminofaciens harbors:
- a CDS encoding flavin reductase family protein — MTDGVVPMIERLAESLQDAFRETMATVCTPVTVITACRGGLPYGTTVSAFASLSLDPPMVMIALDRGSDLLSVIRDTGAFGVNVLGREQADLAVNFARKVGTNKFSGVAWRADTGGPRLPGAAGFLSCEVAERVDGGDHLLLLADVVAAVSAAGEPLTYHNRAFGTHAALRGAS; from the coding sequence ATGACGGACGGGGTGGTTCCGATGATCGAGCGCCTCGCCGAATCGCTCCAGGATGCGTTCCGGGAGACCATGGCGACCGTGTGCACGCCCGTGACCGTGATCACGGCCTGCCGCGGCGGATTGCCGTACGGCACCACGGTGAGCGCCTTCGCCTCGCTGTCCCTCGACCCGCCCATGGTGATGATCGCGCTCGACCGTGGATCTGACCTCCTCTCGGTCATCCGTGACACCGGCGCGTTCGGAGTCAATGTTCTGGGCCGGGAGCAGGCCGATCTCGCGGTGAACTTCGCGCGCAAGGTCGGTACGAACAAGTTCTCGGGCGTGGCCTGGCGCGCCGACACCGGCGGCCCGCGCCTTCCGGGCGCGGCCGGGTTCCTCTCCTGCGAGGTCGCGGAAAGGGTCGACGGAGGTGACCATCTTCTGCTGCTCGCCGACGTGGTGGCCGCGGTCAGCGCCGCCGGGGAGCCGCTGACCTACCACAACCGAGCGTTCGGCACGCACGCGGCGCTCAGGGGGGCATCATGA
- a CDS encoding aldehyde dehydrogenase family protein: MSAPTVESTSPQRPDTLIGVFPATSVADVASAAERSRQAQRAWWAESPVTRAAALSAAADSLATHASELTELVITEVGKPRGEASGEVQRALAILRYFAQLSLAPLGDHLPAAGPAGSVLLDTRRPRGVAGLITPWNFPLAIPLWKAAPALAAGNAVLLKPAPAATATAVRLHELLAPHLPDELFTVLPGDGITGAALVAGSDVVSFTGSTAVGRAVVADAAAAGIPVQAEMGGLNASVVLPDADVAFAARTIAAAAMGYAGQKCTATSRVVVVGHNPHFVDALAAAVAELPVGDPGDSSTVVGPVISSSACAAVTDAVTAAVSRGGRLLTGSRRLDPGWFVTPALVDGLESIDELHREEVFGPLASIQYAADTDAAVELVNSTRYGLVTGLFTGSLDDALRLVPRFDTGMVKVNGSTSGADFHASFGGEKDSGYGPAEQGRHVLDFYSRHHTVTLAPAAG; encoded by the coding sequence ATGAGCGCGCCGACCGTCGAAAGCACCTCCCCGCAGCGCCCCGACACGCTGATCGGTGTGTTCCCGGCGACCTCCGTCGCAGATGTCGCCTCCGCCGCGGAGCGGTCGCGTCAGGCACAGCGCGCCTGGTGGGCCGAGTCGCCGGTGACCCGCGCGGCGGCATTGTCCGCAGCCGCCGACTCCCTCGCCACCCACGCGTCCGAGCTCACCGAGCTCGTCATCACCGAGGTGGGCAAGCCACGTGGTGAGGCCTCCGGCGAGGTGCAGCGGGCGCTCGCGATCCTGCGCTACTTCGCCCAGCTCAGCCTCGCCCCGCTCGGCGACCACCTGCCAGCAGCCGGTCCGGCGGGCTCGGTGCTGCTGGACACCCGGCGCCCCCGCGGTGTCGCCGGGCTGATCACTCCGTGGAACTTCCCGCTCGCCATCCCGCTGTGGAAGGCCGCGCCCGCACTTGCGGCCGGCAACGCGGTGCTGCTCAAGCCCGCCCCGGCAGCCACCGCGACCGCGGTACGGCTGCACGAACTGCTCGCACCGCACCTGCCCGACGAGCTGTTCACGGTGCTCCCTGGCGACGGCATCACGGGCGCCGCGCTCGTCGCCGGTTCCGACGTGGTCTCCTTCACCGGTTCCACGGCCGTGGGACGGGCCGTCGTCGCCGACGCCGCGGCAGCCGGTATTCCCGTGCAGGCCGAGATGGGCGGGCTCAACGCCAGCGTCGTACTGCCGGACGCCGACGTCGCCTTCGCGGCGAGAACCATCGCGGCCGCCGCGATGGGTTACGCCGGGCAGAAATGCACCGCGACCAGCCGGGTCGTCGTCGTCGGACACAACCCCCACTTCGTCGACGCCCTCGCAGCGGCCGTGGCCGAGCTCCCGGTAGGCGATCCCGGCGACAGCTCGACCGTCGTCGGCCCGGTGATCAGCTCATCCGCCTGCGCAGCGGTGACCGACGCCGTGACGGCCGCGGTGTCGCGAGGCGGCCGGCTGCTCACCGGAAGCCGACGGCTCGACCCTGGGTGGTTCGTCACCCCGGCACTCGTCGACGGGCTCGAATCCATCGACGAGCTGCACCGGGAAGAAGTCTTCGGCCCATTGGCGTCGATACAGTACGCAGCGGACACCGACGCTGCCGTGGAGCTGGTGAACAGCACACGGTACGGGTTGGTCACCGGGCTGTTCACCGGCAGCCTCGACGACGCGCTCCGGCTCGTCCCGCGCTTCGACACCGGCATGGTCAAGGTCAACGGTTCGACGAGCGGCGCGGACTTCCACGCCTCGTTCGGCGGCGAGAAGGACTCCGGGTACGGCCCCGCCGAACAAGGACGGCACGTGCTGGACTTCTACTCGCGCCACCACACCGTCACCCTGGCGCCGGCAGCAGGATGA
- a CDS encoding alpha/beta fold hydrolase, which produces MTNTGVAAGTFRPESTREFFGLESKWLSIGDERIHYHDEGSGTPVVLLHGSAIGVSAAANWWRVIPRMAVSARVLAPDMGGYGWTSVPDESYYGLPAWTEQVVRFLDALDIPKAVLVGNSLGGRIATQVAVDHPDRVTGLVTMGSPGIEYQPTQTLRANTAPAITPEGIARVMATLAADGYKIPDGLVEFRYAMVSRPGGPEQWRTVVRVRDESVAASRLTAEQLASVTVPALILHGKQDKVVRVTDSFGTAQALPNADLMLFANCGHWVQLERESEFLTAVDGLLRRVSSEDGR; this is translated from the coding sequence ATGACCAACACAGGTGTCGCTGCCGGGACCTTCCGCCCCGAGTCGACCCGCGAGTTCTTCGGCCTGGAGTCGAAGTGGTTGTCGATCGGTGACGAGCGCATCCATTACCACGACGAGGGATCCGGCACCCCGGTGGTGCTGTTGCACGGCTCGGCCATCGGGGTCTCCGCCGCGGCCAATTGGTGGCGAGTGATCCCCCGGATGGCCGTGTCGGCCAGGGTCCTGGCGCCCGACATGGGCGGCTATGGGTGGACCTCGGTGCCCGACGAGAGTTACTACGGACTGCCGGCGTGGACCGAGCAGGTGGTCCGGTTCCTGGACGCGCTGGACATCCCGAAGGCGGTGCTTGTCGGCAACTCGCTGGGCGGGCGGATCGCGACGCAGGTCGCCGTCGACCACCCGGACCGTGTGACCGGCCTGGTCACGATGGGCAGCCCCGGGATCGAGTACCAGCCCACGCAAACCCTCAGGGCGAACACCGCACCGGCCATCACTCCCGAGGGCATCGCCCGGGTGATGGCCACCCTCGCCGCCGACGGCTACAAGATCCCTGACGGCCTGGTGGAGTTCCGCTACGCGATGGTCAGCCGGCCAGGAGGACCCGAGCAGTGGCGCACCGTGGTCCGGGTACGGGACGAGTCGGTCGCCGCGTCTCGGCTCACCGCCGAGCAACTCGCCTCCGTCACGGTGCCGGCACTCATCCTGCACGGGAAGCAGGACAAGGTCGTGCGCGTCACGGACAGCTTCGGTACCGCGCAGGCGCTGCCGAACGCCGATCTCATGCTGTTCGCGAACTGCGGGCACTGGGTCCAGCTCGAACGCGAAAGCGAGTTTCTCACGGCCGTCGACGGGCTTCTCCGCCGCGTCTCGAGTGAGGACGGTCGATGA
- a CDS encoding enoyl-CoA hydratase/isomerase family protein encodes MNTEGPLLVERRDDGVTVLTLSLPDQRNAMTGELTAAWRAAIAELREDAALRCVVVTGAGPAFSAGGDLSWLGDTDDATVDSLRTRMSAFYRDWLSIRQVPVPTIAAVNGAAVGAGLALALACDLRYTTPRAPLSVPFTGLGLHPGMATTWSLPEVTSLAVARDLLLTGRVVRGAEALELGLVSAVVDDVLEHALEVAATIADHAPLATRLTKAALARGGHRGIEDALEWEALAQPITMTTADLQEGLTAQRERRRPRFTGR; translated from the coding sequence GTGAACACCGAGGGCCCGCTCCTGGTCGAGCGTCGCGACGACGGCGTCACCGTTCTGACTCTCTCGCTCCCGGATCAGCGCAACGCCATGACGGGCGAACTGACCGCAGCGTGGCGGGCCGCGATCGCCGAACTGCGCGAGGACGCCGCGCTGCGCTGCGTCGTCGTCACAGGTGCCGGGCCGGCCTTCAGCGCCGGGGGTGACCTGTCATGGCTCGGCGACACCGACGACGCGACGGTCGACTCGTTGCGCACCCGGATGTCGGCGTTCTATCGCGACTGGCTCTCGATCCGGCAGGTGCCGGTGCCGACGATCGCAGCCGTCAACGGCGCGGCCGTCGGCGCCGGACTGGCCCTCGCGCTCGCCTGCGACCTCAGATACACCACGCCACGCGCCCCACTGTCGGTGCCGTTCACCGGGCTCGGCCTGCACCCGGGCATGGCGACCACCTGGTCGCTGCCCGAAGTGACCTCGCTCGCCGTCGCCCGTGACCTTCTGCTCACCGGACGAGTGGTCCGCGGTGCCGAGGCGCTGGAGCTGGGCCTGGTCAGCGCCGTGGTGGACGACGTGCTCGAGCATGCGCTCGAGGTCGCGGCCACCATCGCCGACCACGCCCCGCTGGCGACACGTCTGACCAAGGCCGCCCTGGCGCGTGGCGGGCACCGCGGCATCGAGGACGCGCTGGAGTGGGAGGCGCTCGCGCAGCCGATCACGATGACCACCGCGGATCTGCAGGAAGGCCTGACGGCACAACGTGAGCGCCGCCGCCCCCGGTTCACCGGGCGTTGA
- a CDS encoding HpcH/HpaI aldolase family protein, which produces MNGFKAAISAGGTTRIGLWSCLADPVVAELLSTTGFDWMLLDGEHAPNDLRTLMAQLQATAAGPTQIVVRPPDGDPVRLKQFLDIGVQSLLIPMVDSPEQADAVARAVQFPPAGIRGVASQTRGGRWGTVPDYFATARDDICLVVQIESRTALGNVDAIVSTEGIDAVFVGPMDLAASLGHIGRPGEPEVVAAVEHVAERAHAAGKPVGILTVDEKQAARYIERGFDFVAVGMDTMLLRGCASELRARFALEKGRDR; this is translated from the coding sequence ATGAACGGTTTCAAGGCCGCCATCAGCGCTGGCGGCACGACTCGGATAGGGCTGTGGTCGTGCCTGGCCGATCCCGTCGTCGCGGAGTTGCTGTCGACGACGGGCTTCGACTGGATGCTGCTCGACGGTGAGCACGCGCCCAACGATCTGCGCACACTGATGGCGCAGCTGCAGGCCACCGCGGCAGGACCCACCCAGATCGTGGTGCGGCCGCCGGACGGGGACCCGGTGCGGCTCAAGCAGTTCCTCGACATCGGGGTGCAGAGCCTGCTCATCCCGATGGTCGACAGCCCCGAGCAGGCCGACGCGGTGGCCCGTGCCGTGCAGTTCCCCCCGGCGGGCATACGCGGTGTCGCCTCGCAGACGCGCGGCGGGCGCTGGGGCACGGTGCCGGACTACTTCGCCACCGCGCGCGACGACATCTGCCTGGTCGTGCAGATCGAGTCGCGGACGGCGCTCGGCAACGTGGACGCCATCGTGAGCACCGAGGGAATCGACGCGGTGTTCGTCGGCCCGATGGACCTCGCCGCGTCGCTCGGCCACATCGGCAGGCCCGGAGAACCCGAGGTGGTCGCTGCAGTCGAGCACGTCGCCGAGCGTGCCCACGCCGCCGGCAAGCCGGTCGGCATCCTCACCGTCGACGAGAAGCAGGCAGCGCGCTACATCGAGAGGGGCTTCGACTTCGTCGCGGTCGGCATGGACACCATGCTTCTGCGTGGCTGCGCGAGCGAACTACGCGCGCGCTTCGCCCTGGAGAAGGGCCGGGACCGGTGA
- the hpaH gene encoding 2-oxo-hept-4-ene-1,7-dioate hydratase — translation MLKPQVIADLADRLENAERTHAPLRHFTIEHPEMTVEDGYAVQAAWVAKKISAGATVRGHKIGLTSKVMQEGAGIDEPDYGILLDYMFYESGSVLPMDRFIAPRVEVELCFQIGKPLSGPNCTIFDVLDATEYVIPALEIIDTRFHRFDPDTNAPRKIMDTVADNAANGAVVIGGRPVRPMDLDLRWVSALLLCNETVIESGVAAAVLNHPANGIAWLANKLWRYGETLQAGEILLAGSFTRSVPVSAGEVYHCDYGPMGSISCRFA, via the coding sequence ATGCTGAAGCCCCAAGTGATCGCCGATCTCGCCGATCGGCTGGAAAACGCCGAGCGCACTCACGCCCCGCTGCGCCACTTCACCATCGAGCACCCCGAGATGACCGTCGAGGACGGATACGCGGTACAGGCGGCGTGGGTCGCCAAGAAGATCTCGGCCGGCGCCACGGTGCGCGGGCACAAGATCGGACTGACCTCCAAGGTGATGCAGGAGGGAGCGGGCATCGACGAGCCGGACTACGGCATCCTCCTCGACTACATGTTCTACGAGTCGGGCTCCGTACTGCCGATGGACCGGTTCATCGCGCCGCGTGTCGAGGTGGAGCTGTGCTTCCAGATCGGCAAGCCGCTGAGCGGCCCGAACTGCACGATCTTCGACGTGCTCGACGCAACCGAGTACGTCATCCCGGCGTTGGAGATCATCGACACCAGGTTCCACCGCTTCGACCCGGACACCAACGCCCCGCGCAAGATCATGGACACCGTCGCCGACAACGCCGCCAACGGCGCGGTCGTCATCGGCGGCCGTCCCGTCCGGCCGATGGACCTGGACCTGCGCTGGGTCAGTGCGCTGCTGCTGTGCAACGAGACGGTCATCGAGTCCGGAGTGGCGGCAGCGGTGCTCAACCACCCTGCCAACGGCATCGCCTGGCTGGCCAACAAGCTCTGGCGGTACGGCGAGACGTTGCAGGCCGGCGAGATCCTGCTGGCGGGCTCGTTCACGCGATCGGTGCCCGTGTCGGCCGGCGAGGTGTATCACTGCGACTACGGACCCATGGGGAGCATCTCATGCCGGTTCGCCTGA
- a CDS encoding VOC family protein, with product MKLDQLAYIVIGSSKIEQWRDFGVKVLGTMSEDGPDGALYLKYDEWHYRLLILPDEEERLVAAGWSVRSRAAYRAALESAKAAGLEIHEGGQAERRVRMVQEFFRFVDPNGSPHEVCWGRTMSAVPFVSPVGVSRFITGDLGVGHVVLPSRGAFDECVAFYEDVMGLDYSDFLSRSVAPGKDVRAYFFHCANGRQHSLALAEVPEETGIIHFLIEVQTLDDVGRAMERAREEDAPLVRGLGRHVNDSIVSFYLQSPSGFHVEYGFGGEVMDWTDHEVRNISYGTYWGHEWQPGFAPQIPSGKRRP from the coding sequence ATGAAACTGGATCAACTCGCCTACATCGTGATCGGCTCGTCCAAGATCGAGCAGTGGCGTGATTTCGGCGTCAAGGTGCTCGGCACGATGAGCGAGGACGGCCCCGACGGCGCGCTCTACCTGAAGTACGACGAGTGGCACTACCGCCTGCTCATCCTGCCGGACGAGGAGGAACGCCTGGTGGCCGCGGGGTGGAGTGTGCGCTCGCGCGCCGCGTATCGCGCTGCCCTGGAGTCGGCCAAGGCCGCCGGCCTCGAGATCCACGAGGGCGGCCAGGCCGAGCGCAGGGTCCGGATGGTGCAGGAGTTCTTCCGCTTCGTCGATCCGAACGGCTCGCCGCACGAGGTGTGCTGGGGGCGGACGATGTCCGCCGTGCCCTTCGTCTCTCCGGTGGGCGTCAGCCGGTTCATCACCGGAGATCTCGGCGTGGGACACGTCGTCCTGCCCAGCCGGGGCGCCTTCGACGAGTGTGTCGCCTTCTACGAAGACGTGATGGGGCTCGACTACTCCGATTTCCTCAGCCGCTCGGTCGCTCCGGGAAAGGACGTACGGGCGTACTTCTTCCACTGCGCCAACGGCCGGCAGCACAGTCTCGCGCTGGCCGAGGTGCCGGAGGAGACGGGCATCATCCATTTCCTCATCGAGGTGCAGACCCTCGACGACGTGGGCCGGGCCATGGAACGTGCGCGAGAAGAGGATGCGCCACTCGTACGCGGGCTCGGCCGGCACGTCAACGACTCGATCGTGTCGTTCTATCTGCAGTCGCCCAGCGGTTTCCACGTCGAGTACGGCTTCGGCGGCGAGGTCATGGACTGGACCGACCACGAGGTCCGCAACATCTCGTACGGCACGTACTGGGGGCACGAATGGCAGCCCGGCTTCGCCCCGCAGATACCCAGCGGTAAGCGGAGACCCTGA
- a CDS encoding CaiB/BaiF CoA transferase family protein, which yields MPSALDGVIVADFSRVLAGPLATATLGDLGATVIKVESPSGDDTRHWGPPFVDGESSYFLSVNRNKRSVVLDLRSPSDRALARTLAARADVLVENFRPGVAARLGLGYEELRADNPRLVYASITGFGREGAGRELAGYDFLIQAVSGLMSITGDAEAQPTKVGVAIIDVLTGLNLLSGVLAALYQRTLSGLGQRVDVSLMGAALAGLVNQASAWLSAGVEPGRDGNRHPSIAPYETLQARNGLLVLAVGNDAQFGRLAEALGRPDLARDPRFVVNSARVAHREELRHELEAVLTQRPADEWIDRLVAAGLACGQVNTVAEAFEYAAAVNLVATATIKRADGTPVEQVASPLALSGTPVSYRLAPPRLGEHDAEIRRWLEDPNAAGANVFEREMKP from the coding sequence GTGCCCTCAGCTCTGGACGGCGTCATTGTCGCCGACTTCTCGCGGGTGCTCGCCGGACCGCTGGCGACGGCAACCCTGGGCGACCTGGGCGCCACGGTCATCAAGGTCGAAAGCCCGTCCGGAGATGACACCCGGCACTGGGGCCCGCCGTTCGTCGACGGGGAGAGTTCGTACTTCCTGTCGGTCAACCGCAACAAGCGCAGTGTCGTCCTGGACCTGAGATCCCCGTCCGACCGGGCACTCGCGCGCACGCTGGCCGCGCGTGCCGATGTGCTGGTCGAGAACTTCCGCCCGGGCGTCGCCGCACGTCTGGGGCTGGGCTACGAGGAGTTGCGCGCGGACAACCCTCGACTCGTATACGCCTCCATCACGGGGTTCGGTCGCGAGGGCGCCGGTCGGGAGTTGGCCGGATACGACTTTCTGATCCAGGCGGTGAGCGGGCTGATGAGCATCACCGGCGACGCCGAGGCCCAGCCCACGAAGGTCGGGGTCGCGATCATCGACGTGCTCACCGGTCTGAATCTGCTGAGCGGGGTGCTCGCGGCGCTGTACCAGCGAACCCTCAGCGGCCTGGGACAGCGGGTGGACGTCTCGCTGATGGGTGCCGCGCTCGCGGGGCTCGTCAACCAGGCCTCTGCATGGCTCAGCGCCGGGGTCGAGCCCGGGCGCGACGGTAACCGGCACCCGAGCATCGCCCCGTACGAAACGTTGCAGGCCCGGAACGGGCTGCTGGTTCTGGCCGTCGGCAATGACGCGCAGTTCGGCAGGCTCGCCGAGGCACTCGGCAGGCCGGACCTGGCTCGAGATCCTCGATTCGTCGTCAACTCGGCGCGAGTCGCGCACCGTGAGGAGTTGCGGCACGAGCTCGAGGCCGTGCTGACGCAGCGTCCCGCCGATGAGTGGATCGATCGGCTGGTGGCTGCCGGGCTGGCGTGCGGACAGGTGAACACCGTGGCGGAGGCGTTCGAGTACGCGGCCGCCGTGAACCTTGTCGCGACCGCCACGATCAAGCGTGCGGACGGCACCCCGGTCGAGCAGGTCGCCAGCCCGCTCGCGCTGAGCGGCACGCCAGTCTCCTACCGGCTGGCCCCACCGCGGCTGGGCGAACACGATGCCGAGATCAGACGCTGGCTCGAGGACCCGAACGCAGCTGGCGCGAACGTCTTCGAGAGGGAAATGAAGCCATGA
- a CDS encoding quinone oxidoreductase family protein — protein sequence MTVEKVPVPRPAPGQVLVEVAAAGVNYADAIRRLGEYYPQPTVFPFTMGGEFTGKIVARGEGVTGHKEGDTVFALHNGGGYAEYAVAEQGALIPVPDGLDPVVGLALVIQGLTAVAILKDAGPVRPGDTVLVQAGGGGVGLLAVQLAKMYGAGRVIAMASTAEKRATALDHGADVAVDSSSDGWAAEAREATGGKGVDLVLEMTGGSVFTQSVDLLTDFGTVVVYGVAGREPPILAVEQLIPRNISVRAFNLHPYLMRPDFTAETLCELADHVAEGRLRVALGGRFTLETAQEMHRSMEARQTHGKLVVIPR from the coding sequence ATGACCGTCGAGAAGGTCCCCGTGCCGCGCCCGGCGCCCGGCCAGGTGCTCGTCGAGGTGGCGGCCGCCGGTGTCAACTATGCCGACGCGATACGGCGGCTGGGAGAGTATTACCCCCAACCAACCGTGTTTCCGTTCACGATGGGCGGAGAGTTCACCGGAAAGATCGTGGCTCGCGGCGAGGGTGTCACCGGCCACAAAGAGGGGGACACGGTCTTCGCCCTCCACAATGGCGGGGGCTACGCCGAGTACGCGGTTGCCGAGCAGGGCGCGCTCATCCCGGTCCCGGACGGACTGGACCCTGTGGTCGGCCTGGCACTGGTGATCCAGGGACTGACCGCGGTGGCCATCCTGAAGGACGCCGGGCCGGTCCGCCCCGGCGACACCGTGCTCGTCCAGGCCGGGGGTGGCGGCGTCGGACTGCTCGCGGTACAGCTGGCGAAGATGTACGGAGCCGGCAGGGTCATCGCCATGGCGAGCACGGCGGAGAAGCGGGCCACGGCGCTGGACCATGGCGCCGACGTGGCGGTTGACTCATCGTCGGACGGTTGGGCGGCGGAGGCGCGCGAGGCGACCGGCGGCAAGGGCGTCGATCTGGTTCTGGAGATGACCGGCGGCTCGGTGTTCACCCAGTCCGTCGACCTGCTGACCGACTTCGGGACCGTCGTCGTGTACGGCGTCGCCGGCCGTGAGCCGCCGATCCTGGCGGTCGAGCAACTGATCCCACGCAATATCAGCGTCCGCGCCTTCAATCTCCATCCCTACCTCATGCGCCCCGACTTCACCGCCGAGACCCTGTGCGAACTGGCCGACCACGTGGCCGAAGGCCGACTCCGGGTTGCCCTCGGCGGGCGCTTCACGCTCGAAACAGCGCAGGAAATGCACCGCTCGATGGAAGCGCGCCAGACCCACGGCAAGCTCGTCGTCATCCCACGCTGA
- a CDS encoding LLM class flavin-dependent oxidoreductase, with product MTGTLDRHVEQSQTPILDEENRFKLALFCVNIARGSTVSLDTSQLIQVTWDESVRICQAADRAGIDAVIPLARWRNAATLKPEFDRVFDSFTWAAGIAAVTERIQVFATFHVPLYPPVMAAKMVATVDHISRGRFGLNVVAGFSAADFAMFGIELDPAADRYARTAEWLGLMKRAWTEHEPFDHHGDSYSGQAIVSEPKPLQRPWPVIMCAGNSPAGKEFSARHAEVSFGVFPSFESIPEVVEHNRQAAREAGRPVKVFGHGYVVCADTEAEARRRLDHWVRDNVDEATAGAFVAATLKNSNSTKVFEDRFAHRELLAKAAAGALALPLVGTPEQVAGGIQRMADGGMDGHGPLLPRLRRGHPDVRGADPSAADRTRPAPPVRSSTS from the coding sequence GTGACAGGAACGCTCGATCGGCACGTCGAGCAGTCACAGACCCCGATCCTCGACGAGGAGAACCGCTTCAAGCTCGCGTTGTTCTGCGTCAACATCGCGCGCGGATCGACCGTGTCGCTCGACACGAGCCAGCTGATCCAGGTGACGTGGGACGAGTCGGTGCGTATCTGCCAGGCGGCGGACCGGGCAGGGATCGACGCCGTGATCCCGCTCGCCCGCTGGCGCAATGCAGCGACGCTCAAGCCGGAGTTCGATCGCGTCTTCGACTCCTTCACCTGGGCGGCGGGCATCGCTGCGGTGACCGAGCGCATCCAGGTGTTCGCGACGTTCCACGTGCCTCTCTACCCGCCTGTGATGGCGGCCAAGATGGTCGCGACGGTCGACCACATCAGCCGGGGGCGTTTCGGACTCAACGTCGTCGCCGGGTTCTCAGCGGCCGACTTCGCGATGTTCGGGATCGAACTCGACCCCGCCGCCGACCGATACGCACGCACGGCGGAGTGGCTGGGACTGATGAAGCGGGCATGGACGGAACACGAGCCGTTCGACCACCATGGGGATTCCTACTCGGGCCAGGCCATCGTCTCGGAACCCAAGCCACTGCAGCGCCCGTGGCCCGTGATCATGTGCGCCGGCAACAGCCCCGCGGGAAAGGAGTTCTCCGCCCGGCACGCGGAAGTCAGCTTCGGCGTTTTCCCCAGCTTCGAGTCCATACCCGAGGTCGTCGAGCACAACCGGCAAGCGGCCCGTGAGGCCGGTCGGCCGGTGAAGGTGTTCGGGCACGGGTACGTCGTCTGCGCCGACACCGAGGCCGAAGCGAGGCGACGCCTCGATCACTGGGTGCGCGACAACGTCGACGAAGCGACGGCCGGAGCCTTCGTAGCCGCGACGCTCAAGAACTCGAACAGCACGAAGGTGTTCGAGGATCGCTTCGCACACCGGGAACTGCTCGCGAAGGCGGCCGCCGGCGCTCTCGCGCTGCCCTTGGTCGGCACGCCCGAGCAGGTCGCGGGAGGCATCCAGCGGATGGCCGACGGCGGAATGGACGGCCATGGCCCTCTCCTTCCCCGACTACGACGAGGGCATCCAGATGTACGAGGAGCGGATCCGTCCGCTGCTGATCGAACGCGGCCTGCGCCGCCGGTGAGGAGCTCAACATCGTGA
- a CDS encoding LLM class flavin-dependent oxidoreductase has product MEALDDEPGKLKFVHHYGVGLHGVEPVIHVHDPLWQKRQIDDFVEFAVEAEELGFDGLSVTEHHAPLMTCPSPHILLAAAAVRTSRIRLATAVTVLPLYHPIRVAEEAGTLDLLSGGRFELGLGRGVPQEAQIASGRELTSAELNQGWLESLELLELALTERDFTYNGTFHKVTRPTTIATRPLQNPFPIWLGGLSLDTMGRAAQRGWNIMRNLGSNQEHRDALEHYTKVAAQHGHLRSGANMMIERFVAIGETEDEAERNFEQFSATFGQFLAVYTAGGRRAVPKNDAEFHVDKNSTKKNRPAIAVSGTPDQIIESLQQTIDETGARRLLVEIFSERERRLFVDEVMPVLRSRNATAG; this is encoded by the coding sequence ATGGAAGCGCTCGATGACGAGCCCGGCAAGCTCAAGTTCGTGCACCACTACGGTGTGGGGTTGCACGGCGTTGAGCCGGTCATCCACGTGCACGACCCGCTGTGGCAGAAAAGGCAGATCGACGACTTCGTCGAGTTCGCGGTGGAGGCGGAAGAACTCGGTTTCGACGGGCTCAGCGTGACCGAGCACCACGCGCCGCTGATGACCTGCCCGTCGCCGCACATCCTCCTGGCCGCCGCCGCGGTGCGCACGAGCCGGATCCGGCTGGCGACCGCGGTGACGGTCCTGCCTCTGTACCACCCGATCAGGGTCGCCGAGGAGGCCGGAACCCTGGACCTGCTCAGTGGGGGGCGGTTCGAACTGGGCCTCGGACGAGGCGTCCCGCAAGAGGCACAGATCGCCTCGGGCCGGGAGCTGACCTCCGCGGAACTGAACCAGGGGTGGCTGGAGAGCCTTGAGCTGCTGGAACTCGCCCTCACCGAGCGGGACTTCACCTACAACGGCACGTTCCACAAGGTCACCCGGCCGACGACGATCGCGACCCGCCCCCTGCAGAACCCGTTCCCGATCTGGCTGGGCGGCTTGAGCCTGGACACGATGGGTCGCGCCGCTCAGCGGGGCTGGAACATCATGCGCAACCTCGGCAGCAACCAGGAACACCGGGACGCGCTGGAGCACTACACCAAGGTCGCCGCACAGCACGGCCACCTCAGGTCCGGCGCGAACATGATGATCGAGAGGTTCGTGGCGATCGGGGAGACCGAGGACGAGGCCGAGCGCAACTTCGAGCAGTTTTCGGCGACCTTCGGACAGTTCCTCGCGGTGTACACCGCGGGAGGACGACGCGCCGTCCCCAAGAACGACGCCGAGTTCCACGTCGACAAGAACTCCACCAAGAAGAACCGCCCCGCCATCGCCGTCTCCGGCACCCCCGACCAGATCATCGAGAGTCTGCAGCAGACGATCGACGAGACCGGCGCGCGCCGGCTGCTCGTCGAGATCTTCTCCGAGCGGGAACGGCGCCTGTTCGTGGATGAGGTGATGCCTGTGCTCAGGTCCCGAAACGCGACAGCGGGCTGA